One part of the Mytilus trossulus isolate FHL-02 chromosome 11, PNRI_Mtr1.1.1.hap1, whole genome shotgun sequence genome encodes these proteins:
- the LOC134691352 gene encoding uncharacterized protein LOC134691352 — protein MLFFVIYMVLTGVAVNSQQSEEDCLCQTPCDNACPAGLFLYISNEFVNRSECVYPTTTSSYTSTDMSTADTTTHSMSTSAVNNTTEISGEPKPEVFYLCGSSCPEGFFANSSNVCVACDSKCKNCTGSGSTVDVCSCLHGNNNNGTCLAEAPEKTGFDKAIIIGAAAGGGAVVVIILIVALVYMYQRTRRMNIQKSSRMSVLLDTRDNSKDNTVHIIEHENDQRRGKNPTLQRQNYENTNTIDDSKVAAQAQRNQDKIFRYVKDPATGKTTKVPMANVNRESDVYSNASAIRLQKNIEGASSEDVELSELGEAPRPPAAISKKKKKSMFKISMKKISVKKSKQPKGAINQAMDDQEDYEDMSGQQPHLSTAQFDATAEDPQEDYANYQKDQNDSDMPLEDYENFGKTSALVNQNQTVEDDEDLEDYENVQNALSKAKIDDEDDMEDYENCAIIPTIPNRTNMMIADDEPSEDYENFNRENPYMNVGELKP, from the exons atgttattttttgtgatttatatgGTGTTGACTGGAGTAGCAGTTAATTCACAG CAATCAGAAGAGGATTGTCTATGTCAGACACCATGTGACAATGCTTGTCCAGCTGGgttgtttttatacatttctaATGAATTTGTAAATAGATCAGAATGTGTTTATCCAACAACAACTTCATCATATACAAGTACAGATATGTCTACAGCAGACACAACAACACACTCGATGAGTACAAGTGCAGTAAACAATACAACTGAAATTTCTGGAGAACCAAAACCGGAAGTGTTTTATTTATGTGGGTCTTCCTGTCCAGAAGGTTTCTTTGCAAACAGTAGTAATGTCTGTGTTGCCTGTGATTCCAAATGCAAAAACTGTACCGGAAGTGGGTCTACAGTAGACGTTTGTTCATGTCTCCATGGGAATAACAATAATGGTACCTGTCTTGCTGAAGCACCGGAAAAAACTGGTTTTGATAAGGCCATTATCATTGGTGCCGCTGCTGGTGGCGGTGCAGTAGTAGTGATCATCCTCATTGTTGCTTTAGTGTACATGTACCAAAGAACAAGACGAATGAATATTCAGAAATCCTCTCGGATGAGTGTGCTTTTAGAT actaGAGATAACAGCAAAGATAACACAGTTCATATCATTGAGCATGAGAACGATCAACGACGTGGGAAGAATCCGACACTTCAACGACAAAACTATGAAAATACCAATACAATTGATGATTCTAAAGTAGCTGCCCAAGCTCAGCGGAACCAggataaaatatttagatacGTCAAAGATCCAGCTACAGGCAAAACCACCAAAGTTCCAATGGCG aatgtGAACCGAGAAAGTGATGTTTATTCGAATGCTTCTGCCATacgcttacaaaaaaatattgaaggtGCGTCGTCTGAAGACGTAGAATTATCAGAGTTAGGGGAAGCACCAAGACCCCCGGCAGCTAtctcaaaaaagaaaaagaaatctatgttcaaaatttctatgaaaaaaatatcagtaaaGAAATCTAAACAACCGAAAGGTGCAATAAATCAAGCAATGGACGATCAAGAGGATTACGAGGATATGTCGGGACAACAACCGCACCTTAGTACCGCTCAATTCGACGCAACCGCAGAAGATCCTCAAGAGGATTATGCGAATTaccaaaaagaccaaaatgacagtgACATGCCACTGGAAGATTATGAAAATTTCGGTAAGACTTCTGCGTTAGTTAATCAGAACCAGACTGTTGAGGACGACGAGGATCTGGAAGACTATGAAAATGTGCAAAATGCTCTTTCTAAAGCTAAAATAGACGATGAAGATGATATGGAGGATTATGAAAATTGTGCTATTATACCCACAATTCCTAATAGAACAAATATGATGATTGCCGATGACGAACCATCGGAagattatgaaaattttaatagaGAAAATCCTTATATGAATGTAGGGGAATTGAAACCGTGA